One window from the genome of Haladaptatus paucihalophilus DX253 encodes:
- a CDS encoding DUF7837 family putative zinc-binding protein: protein MATESSRLGMCPNCGNSITSGYLLIEYDTEDGSERFAECPSCEDIVHPAH, encoded by the coding sequence ATGGCGACCGAATCTTCCCGTCTCGGTATGTGTCCGAACTGCGGAAACAGTATCACCAGTGGCTATCTTCTCATCGAGTACGACACCGAGGATGGGTCAGAACGATTCGCCGAATGTCCGTCCTGCGAGGATATCGTTCACCCCGCTCACTGA
- a CDS encoding HEAT repeat domain-containing protein, giving the protein MSDEDAEETQDSEAQETELVSAETVEEQLESAEAELEDAETEAELDVVEAQLDKIEGLLESADLPEPDEDDEDAEDPREELETRLSDLRDELEDQRGPYAEDVISDVEDAAATITDTRWTDDGSEELVTVVESFAETVQDALGTNFSVTLSRNADDLAEILGTAATAIGDADLDPDEDADTLETLVEATEELQSGVDDAEEWSDLSTREQLEAEGYYDVLDHRKDYPPEWGALKVWEKRNRADMVLLALDSLQSNFMERHCLEALERMGNEDAVEPMLQRAQRRDKDAIRILGKTGSEDAIDTIIDYVDADPGMAKTVIKALGEIGSDEVTQEVADQLVADDVDVRSYAARALGRIGDTRAIEPLADTLENDDSDSVRASAAWALNQIGTESALDAVRDYSDDRAYIVQSEAEKAL; this is encoded by the coding sequence ATGAGCGACGAAGACGCCGAGGAGACGCAGGACTCCGAGGCCCAAGAGACGGAACTCGTCAGTGCGGAGACCGTAGAGGAGCAACTCGAAAGCGCGGAAGCCGAACTCGAAGACGCCGAAACGGAGGCCGAACTCGACGTCGTAGAAGCGCAACTCGACAAAATCGAGGGACTGCTCGAAAGCGCTGACCTCCCCGAACCGGACGAGGACGACGAGGACGCGGAGGACCCGCGCGAGGAACTGGAAACGCGCCTCTCGGACCTCCGCGACGAACTCGAAGACCAGCGCGGGCCGTACGCGGAAGACGTCATCAGCGACGTGGAAGACGCGGCGGCGACCATCACGGACACCCGCTGGACCGACGACGGGAGTGAAGAACTCGTCACCGTCGTCGAATCCTTCGCCGAGACGGTACAGGACGCGCTCGGGACGAATTTCAGCGTGACGCTCTCGCGCAACGCGGACGACCTCGCCGAAATCCTCGGAACCGCGGCGACCGCCATCGGCGACGCAGACCTCGACCCGGACGAGGACGCGGACACCCTTGAAACGCTCGTCGAAGCGACCGAGGAACTGCAGTCGGGCGTCGACGACGCCGAAGAGTGGAGCGACCTGTCCACCCGCGAGCAACTCGAAGCCGAAGGGTACTACGACGTGCTCGACCACCGCAAGGATTACCCGCCTGAGTGGGGCGCACTCAAGGTCTGGGAGAAGCGCAACCGAGCCGACATGGTGCTCCTCGCGCTCGATTCCCTTCAGTCGAACTTCATGGAACGTCACTGCCTCGAAGCGCTCGAACGGATGGGCAATGAGGACGCCGTGGAACCCATGCTCCAGCGCGCCCAGCGGCGCGACAAGGACGCCATCCGTATCCTCGGCAAGACCGGCAGCGAGGACGCCATCGACACCATCATCGATTACGTCGACGCCGACCCCGGCATGGCAAAGACGGTCATCAAGGCGCTCGGCGAAATCGGAAGCGACGAAGTGACCCAAGAGGTCGCGGACCAACTCGTCGCCGACGATGTGGACGTTCGAAGCTACGCCGCACGCGCACTCGGTCGCATCGGCGACACGCGCGCCATCGAGCCACTCGCGGACACGCTCGAAAACGACGACTCCGACTCCGTTCGAGCGAGCGCCGCGTGGGCGTTGAACCAAATCGGCACCGAAAGCGCGCTCGACGCGGTGCGCGACTACTCCGACGACCGCGCGTACATCGTCCAGAGCGAAGCGGAAAAGGCGCTGTAA
- a CDS encoding protein sorting system archaetidylserine synthase (This PssA-like phosphatidyltransferase, along with a PssD-like decarboxylase, is required in Haloarchaea for the archaeosortase ArtA to replace the PGF-CTERM sorting signal with a C-terminal lipid anchor.), translated as MKPRFVGRLSLADAVTVSNAALGFLAVSVATANPRLAARLVLLAAVADGLDGVLARHVGSSAAGPYLDSLADVASFSVAPAMLVVAVVRQTWGYDPLRVAIATLGGALFVAMAIVRLGLYTAYDTDDDVTEGIPTTLASVILAAGVLAGFTDPIVVVALTFVLAGLMVSTITYPDLLARDALIMGVVHSLAILVPGFKGRAFPYALLTLALAYLVLGPGFYWRETEGKTPPAKTTEGKRS; from the coding sequence ATGAAACCCCGGTTCGTGGGTCGGCTTTCGCTCGCCGACGCGGTGACAGTATCGAACGCCGCGCTCGGCTTTCTGGCGGTTTCGGTCGCCACCGCGAACCCGAGGCTGGCCGCGCGCCTCGTCCTGCTCGCCGCCGTCGCGGACGGACTCGACGGGGTGCTCGCCCGCCACGTCGGCAGTTCCGCGGCCGGGCCGTATCTCGATTCGCTGGCCGACGTGGCCTCGTTCTCGGTCGCACCGGCGATGCTGGTCGTCGCCGTCGTGCGCCAGACGTGGGGCTACGACCCGCTTCGCGTGGCGATTGCGACGCTCGGCGGGGCGCTGTTCGTCGCCATGGCCATCGTCAGGCTCGGGCTGTACACCGCCTACGACACCGACGACGACGTGACCGAGGGGATTCCGACGACGCTCGCGTCCGTCATCCTCGCCGCGGGCGTCCTCGCGGGCTTCACCGACCCCATCGTGGTCGTCGCGCTCACGTTCGTCCTCGCGGGACTGATGGTCTCGACGATAACCTATCCCGACCTGTTGGCCCGCGACGCGCTCATCATGGGCGTCGTCCACTCGCTCGCCATCCTCGTGCCGGGTTTTAAGGGACGGGCGTTTCCGTACGCCCTGTTGACGCTCGCGCTGGCCTACCTCGTCCTCGGGCCGGGATTCTACTGGCGCGAGACGGAGGGGAAGACCCCCCCGGCGAAGACGACAGAAGGGAAACGCTCTTGA
- a CDS encoding DUF447 domain-containing protein, producing MSDADWPVELRGVTESVVTTLGPNGLWNAAALGLHAGASAPVTARTWGNTRTRRNFHRQGGGVVQFTRDPVDFAEAALSIREDEEPVLDSADAWVEVEAEQIGAGETDGTRWEEWELTPVESRVRERRVPLTDRGFAAVVEATVAASRLGVDGFDDADLRSRLDYFEEVARTCGGERERAAFDRIREFVEW from the coding sequence GTGAGCGACGCAGACTGGCCGGTCGAACTGCGCGGCGTGACCGAATCCGTCGTCACGACGCTCGGACCGAACGGGTTGTGGAACGCGGCCGCGCTCGGCCTCCACGCGGGTGCCTCCGCCCCGGTAACCGCCCGGACGTGGGGCAACACCCGGACGCGGCGGAACTTTCACCGGCAGGGCGGCGGCGTCGTCCAGTTCACCCGCGACCCCGTGGATTTCGCGGAGGCCGCGCTCTCGATTCGGGAGGACGAAGAGCCGGTCCTCGATTCCGCGGACGCGTGGGTCGAAGTCGAGGCCGAACAGATTGGAGCGGGGGAAACCGACGGCACGCGCTGGGAGGAGTGGGAACTGACGCCGGTCGAGTCGAGGGTTCGAGAGCGGCGGGTGCCGCTGACGGACCGCGGTTTCGCGGCGGTCGTGGAGGCGACGGTAGCGGCGTCCCGGCTGGGGGTGGACGGGTTCGACGACGCGGACCTCCGCTCTCGGTTGGACTACTTCGAGGAGGTCGCGCGGACGTGCGGCGGCGAGCGCGAGCGAGCCGCGTTCGACCGGATTCGGGAATTCGTCGAGTGGTGA
- a CDS encoding triphosphoribosyl-dephospho-CoA synthase, giving the protein MTPAEHAQLALLLEVAGTPKPGNVDRDRDFPDLRFEHFLAGAIGSGAGLRAAEEGKPVGEAFEQAVEGMSHQEGGNTQFGALLLLVPLVKADELSPESVTEVVEETTVEDAEGFYRAFEHVDVAVSDPPEGMDEFDVRRGSSAVSALREADTTLYDVMELSADKDGIAREWTNGFPRTFQASERIAELDGGISARAAQVYLEFLAHEPDTFVAKRHGKKVAESVLVRAQEALQEAREGNSELVTAFADSLVEEGINPGTTADIVAGGLFVALERGVSP; this is encoded by the coding sequence ATGACGCCCGCCGAACACGCCCAACTGGCGCTGTTGCTGGAGGTCGCCGGGACGCCGAAACCCGGAAACGTGGACCGGGACCGGGACTTCCCCGACTTGCGCTTCGAGCACTTCCTCGCCGGGGCCATCGGGTCCGGTGCAGGACTCAGGGCCGCCGAGGAAGGAAAGCCGGTCGGCGAGGCGTTCGAGCAGGCCGTCGAGGGAATGAGTCACCAAGAGGGTGGCAACACCCAGTTCGGCGCGTTGCTGTTGTTGGTTCCGCTGGTGAAAGCCGACGAGTTATCCCCCGAGAGTGTGACGGAGGTCGTGGAGGAAACGACGGTCGAGGACGCCGAGGGATTCTATCGCGCGTTCGAACACGTCGATGTGGCCGTCTCGGACCCGCCCGAGGGGATGGACGAGTTCGACGTTCGCCGCGGAAGCAGCGCGGTTTCGGCCCTCAGGGAGGCCGACACGACGCTTTACGACGTGATGGAACTGAGCGCCGACAAGGACGGCATCGCCCGCGAATGGACGAACGGGTTCCCGCGCACGTTCCAAGCGAGCGAACGAATCGCCGAACTGGACGGCGGTATCTCCGCCCGCGCGGCGCAGGTGTACCTCGAATTCCTCGCCCACGAACCGGACACCTTCGTGGCGAAACGCCACGGGAAGAAGGTCGCCGAGAGCGTCCTCGTCCGGGCCCAGGAAGCGCTTCAGGAGGCGCGCGAGGGGAACTCGGAACTCGTCACGGCGTTCGCCGACTCGTTGGTCGAGGAGGGAATCAACCCCGGCACGACCGCCGACATCGTGGCCGGAGGCCTGTTCGTCGCGTTGGAACGGGGCGTCTCGCCGTGA
- a CDS encoding beta/alpha barrel domain-containing protein: MFEPRVALASLSGESDADWARTASEHVGAAFLGGIALDDETRKAARQLVSRNRNEFLPDDPVSFVDEQLAALADVPIRPGVNVRSATLPPIRAVGDVCERHGAILELNAHCRQEEMCAVGAGQSLLRTTDRLREQVHAAAETGATVSVKVRTEVPGVDLPKVVRQAVDGGAEIVHLDAMDSEHVVRDVADATDCFLVANNGVRDEETVAEYLDYGADAVSVGRPSDDPEVLARVRRATDEWFAEVAV; the protein is encoded by the coding sequence ATGTTCGAGCCACGGGTCGCGCTCGCCAGCCTCAGTGGAGAGTCAGATGCGGACTGGGCGCGCACCGCGTCGGAACACGTCGGCGCGGCGTTCCTGGGCGGTATCGCGCTGGACGACGAAACGCGGAAAGCGGCGAGGCAGTTGGTGTCGCGCAACCGAAACGAGTTCCTGCCGGACGACCCCGTTTCGTTCGTGGACGAGCAACTCGCCGCGCTCGCGGACGTGCCGATTCGCCCCGGCGTCAACGTCCGCTCCGCCACCCTTCCGCCGATTCGCGCCGTCGGGGACGTGTGCGAACGTCACGGCGCGATACTGGAACTCAACGCCCACTGCCGACAGGAAGAGATGTGCGCGGTCGGTGCCGGGCAGTCCCTCCTCCGGACCACGGACCGCCTCCGCGAGCAGGTTCACGCGGCCGCCGAAACGGGGGCTACGGTAAGCGTCAAGGTTCGAACCGAAGTTCCCGGCGTGGACCTTCCGAAGGTCGTACGGCAGGCCGTGGACGGGGGTGCGGAAATCGTCCACCTCGACGCGATGGATTCGGAACACGTCGTGAGGGACGTCGCGGACGCCACCGACTGCTTCCTCGTGGCGAACAACGGCGTCCGCGACGAGGAAACGGTCGCCGAATACCTCGACTACGGCGCGGACGCGGTGAGCGTCGGACGACCGAGCGACGACCCCGAGGTGCTCGCCCGCGTCCGTCGTGCGACCGACGAGTGGTTCGCGGAGGTGGCGGTATGA
- the cofD gene encoding 2-phospho-L-lactate transferase encodes MVTFLSGGTGTPKLLEGSESVVSRAETTVVGNTGDDVELGGLLVCPDIDTVLFQQGDVLDRELWWGIADDTTATHDELHRLAESAGLDGGPRYLSDDRQTSGRDISRWRRFSGVAEFMLLGDRDRAVHVTRTGLLDEGKTLTETTRILADAFDSPTDVVPMSDDPVASIIHTPDGEMHFQEFWVARGGEPAVTDVEFRGASEARPSPAALDALTDEPVVIGPSNPVTSIGPMLAIDAIRDALESTTVVAVSPFVEDRAFSGPAAKLMEAVGYQPSTAGVAEAYPFVDALVLDDEDGTTLDRPTVRTDTKMDDAADAARVARAVSDALEVA; translated from the coding sequence ATGGTCACGTTTCTCTCAGGGGGGACGGGCACCCCCAAACTGTTGGAGGGGTCCGAGTCGGTCGTTTCGCGCGCCGAGACGACCGTCGTCGGCAACACGGGGGATGACGTCGAACTCGGCGGCCTCCTCGTCTGTCCCGACATCGACACGGTGTTGTTCCAGCAAGGGGACGTCCTCGACCGCGAACTGTGGTGGGGAATCGCCGACGACACGACGGCGACTCACGACGAACTCCATCGCCTCGCTGAGTCGGCAGGACTCGACGGAGGACCGCGGTACCTCTCGGACGACCGGCAGACGAGCGGACGGGACATCTCTCGTTGGCGGCGGTTCTCGGGCGTCGCGGAGTTCATGCTCCTCGGCGACCGCGACCGGGCGGTGCACGTTACACGGACGGGGTTGCTGGACGAAGGGAAGACGCTCACCGAGACGACGCGGATTCTGGCCGACGCCTTCGATTCGCCGACGGACGTCGTTCCGATGAGCGACGACCCCGTTGCGAGCATCATCCACACGCCCGACGGGGAGATGCACTTTCAGGAGTTCTGGGTCGCACGCGGCGGCGAACCGGCGGTCACGGACGTCGAGTTCCGCGGCGCGAGCGAGGCCCGACCGTCGCCCGCCGCCCTCGACGCGCTGACGGACGAACCGGTCGTCATCGGCCCGTCGAATCCGGTGACGAGCATCGGCCCGATGCTCGCCATCGACGCCATCCGCGACGCGCTCGAATCGACCACCGTGGTCGCGGTGTCGCCGTTCGTCGAGGACCGCGCCTTCTCCGGACCCGCGGCGAAACTGATGGAGGCGGTCGGCTACCAACCGAGCACGGCGGGCGTGGCGGAGGCGTACCCGTTCGTCGATGCCCTCGTCCTGGACGACGAGGACGGAACGACGCTCGACCGCCCGACGGTTCGAACGGACACGAAGATGGACGACGCGGCGGACGCGGCGCGCGTCGCCCGCGCGGTGAGCGACGCGCTGGAGGTGGCCTGA